The Brachyhypopomus gauderio isolate BG-103 chromosome 2, BGAUD_0.2, whole genome shotgun sequence genome contains a region encoding:
- the zbtb49 gene encoding zinc finger and BTB domain-containing protein 49 isoform X3, with amino-acid sequence MDGLYSHSAYLLQELQEQRIQGLLCDCMLVVKGVCFKAHKNVLAAFSPYFRSLFQNSLKNDVFHLAIQDVGGIGQILDYMYTSHLELNQDNAHTLLHIAQCLQVSNILNMCTAYLKPCPLPGEAPPSLTTLLSHEQDCVLGSSFPPEPDLTCAPADLHKHLLLPQDTDPAPCKRPQPAPPSITVETANNMSSLSERQPLHGYKLRNFYNKQYFKETAAQNGTSDLSHAHCPPVVEEHYNTGSNSQTLQNAPANAANETFQNAPTSTANLGQSGPTGSSHSGSSALSHPVESVMSQTLVCGAGIPGSFSTPMATCPEPLNAVGSPAPSAQSPPAGGGGRSPTAPRPLRPKKTVYLKKFNYLRSQPVLEEETGQSTVTESCSAERGQQVEPQSQPAQLCADAPHKHSLSEPEEAAELTACPSTTPQPDASSEGAGVGPGAANSNKYCCEVCGKTFKHPSNLELHKRSHTGEKPFQCNVCGKNFSQAGNLQTHLRRHSGEKPYICELCGKSFAASGDVQRHVIIHSGARPHLCDICGRGFSNFSNLKEHKKTHTSEREFTCEQCGKSFNMQRKLLKHTLTHTGEKPYCCQTCGKSFAGSGDLQRHMRSHTGERPYVCDVCGKGFTRTAVLRRHRASHCKPAVAADAPAQTPGPDAPAARPGADRTAQTAGADGTTQTPGPEALPLQDTDGPACSSWTGSQLRPLLQPSSAVPPASACHPTAAGPALVSSPTLSTPHPSLSELHSAVPHHLLATPPPAKSLSISPKVSPSPVKTSPPFTSCGEEDKTQTLSDSAVSLRAPGLITETHCCPPLASRSNSTGTSQAHSVPYRSSEGFCSSGALWGLAMKTLQSDSDMDQ; translated from the exons ATGGACGGACTGTACAGCCACAGCGCGTATCTCCTCCAGGAGCTGCAGGAGCAGCGTATCCAGGGCCTGCTGTGTGACTGCATGCTGGTGGTGAAGGGCGTCTGCTTCAAAGCCCACAAGAACGTGCTGGCTGCGTTCAGCCCTTACTTCAG GTCTCTGTTCCAGAATTCTTTAAAGAATGATGTGTTTCATCTGGCCATTCAGGATGTGGGCGGCATTGGGCAAATTCTGGATTACATGTACACGTCTCACTTGGAGCTGAACCAGGACAACGCACACACGCTGCTGCACATCGCACAGTGTCTGCAG GTGTCCAACATCCTGAACATGTGTACTGCGTATCTGAAGCCCTGCCCTCTCCCTGGAGAAGCTCCGCCTTCTCTGACCACACTGCTGTCTCATGAGCAGGACTGTGTCCTGGGAAGCTCTTTCCCCCCTGAGCCAGACCTGACCTGTGCCCCTGCTGACCTACACAAACACCTGCTCCTCCCACAAGACACAGATCCTGCCCCCTGCAAGCGGCCCCAGCCAGCCCCACCATCTATCACCGTGGAGACAGCCAATAACATGTCATCACTGTCAGAGAGGCAACCTCTGCATGGTTATAAACTCAGGAATTTTTACAATAAACAATATTTCAAAGAGACTGCTGCTCAGAATGGGACTTCTGATCTGAGCCATGCACACTGCCCCCCTGTGGTGGAGGAACACTATAACACGGGAAGCAACAGTCAAACGCTACAAAATGCACCTGCAAATGCAGCCAATGAGACCTTCCAGAACGCACCCACATCCACAGCCAACCTTGGCCAGTCAGGACCCACTGGGtcgtctcattcaggaagctcGGCGTTGTCTCATCCTGTCGAGTCCGTGATGTCGCAGACTCTGGTGTGTGGTGCCGGCATCCCTGGGTCCTTCTCCACTCCGATGGCCACGTGTCCCGAGCCACTGAACGCGGTGGGATCCCCTGCCCCTAGCGCACAGTCGCCACCTGCAGGCGGGGGTGGGAGGAGCCCCACAGCCCCACGGCCCTTGCGCCCTAAAAAAACCGTGTACCTAAAAAAGTTCAACTACCTTCGTTCCCAGCCTGTTCTAGAAGAAGAGACGGGGCAAAGCACAGTGACTGAAAGCTGCAGTGCAGAAAGAGGCCAGCAGGTGGAGCCCCAGAGCCAGCCTGCCCAGCTCTGTGCAGACGCACCCCACAAGCACAGCCTCTCAGAGCCAGAGGAAGCAGCAGAGCTCACTGCATGTCCCTCCACCACGCCCCAGCCAGACGCATCCTCAGAGGGGgcaggagtggggccaggggccgcaaacagtaataaatactGTTGTGAAGTATGTGGAAAAACCTTTAAACACCCCAGCAACCTGGAGCTTCACAAACGCTCACACACTG GTGAGAAGCCTTtccagtgtaatgtgtgtgggaAGAACTTCTCTCAG gcaggaAATCTGCAGACGCACCTACGCAGACATTCCGGCGAGAAACCGTACATATGTGAACTCTGTGGGAAGAG ttTCGCTGCGTCGGGGGATGTTCAGCGTCACGTCATCATCCACTCAGGAGCTCGACCTCACTTGTGTGACATATGTGGACGAG GCTTTAGTAATTTCAGCAATCTGAAGGAGCACAAGAAGACGCACACCTCAGAGAGAGAGTTCACCTGTGAGCAGTGCGGCAAGTCATTCAACATGCAGAGGAAACTGCTCAAACATACACTGACACACACGGGAGAGAAGCCATACTGCTGCCAGACGTGTG GTAAGTCTTTTGCTGGATCGGGTGACCTACAGCGACACATGCGTTCACACACGGGCGAGCGTCCGTACGTGTGTGACGTATGTGGAAAAGGTTTCACGCGCACGGCAGTTCTGCGCCGTCATCGGGCCTCCCACTGCAAGCCTGCAGTCGCTGCAGACGCGCCTGCGCAGACGCCTGGACCAGACGCACCTGCTGCGAGGCCTGGAGCAGACAGAACCGCACAGACGGCCGGAGCAGACGGGACCACGCAGACGCCCGGACCTGAGGCACTCCCTCTACAGGACACAGACGGGCCCGCGTGCTCTAGCTGGACCGGGTctcagctccgcccccttctgCAGCCCAGTTCAGCAGTGCCTCCTGCAAGTGCCTGCCATCCCACTGCAGCTGGCCCCGCCCTCGTgtcctcccccacactctccaccccacacccctctctctcagaACTGCACTCCGCCGTGCCGCACCATCTGCTTGCCACACCCCCTCCTGCTAAATCCCTGTCTATATCTCCCAAGGTGTCTCCCTCTCCTGTAAAGACCTCCCCCCCCTTTACCTCCTGTGGTGAGGAGGACAAAACTCAAACCCTTTCTGACTCTGCTGTCTCACTGCGGGCACCTGGGTTGATTACAGAGACCCACTGCTGCCCCCCACTGGCCAGCAGGAGTAACAGCACCGGCACCTCTCAGGCACACAGTGTCCCCTACAGGAGCTCGGAGGGGTTCTGCTCCAGTGGTGCACTGTGGGGGCTGGCTATGAAGACATTGCAGAGTGACAGTGACATGgaccagtga
- the zbtb49 gene encoding zinc finger and BTB domain-containing protein 49 isoform X4: MYTSHLELNQDNAHTLLHIAQCLQVSNILNMCTAYLKPCPLPGEAPPSLTTLLSHEQDCVLGSSFPPEPDLTCAPADLHKHLLLPQDTDPAPCKRPQPAPPSITVETANNMSSLSERQPLHGYKLRNFYNKQYFKETAAQNGTSDLSHAHCPPVVEEHYNTGSNSQTLQNAPANAANETFQNAPTSTANLGQSGPTGSSHSGSSALSHPVESVMSQTLVCGAGIPGSFSTPMATCPEPLNAVGSPAPSAQSPPAGGGGRSPTAPRPLRPKKTVYLKKFNYLRSQPVLEEETGQSTVTESCSAERGQQVEPQSQPAQLCADAPHKHSLSEPEEAAELTACPSTTPQPDASSEGAGVGPGAANSNKYCCEVCGKTFKHPSNLELHKRSHTGEKPFQCNVCGKNFSQAGNLQTHLRRHSGEKPYICELCGKSFAASGDVQRHVIIHSGARPHLCDICGRGFSNFSNLKEHKKTHTSEREFTCEQCGKSFNMQRKLLKHTLTHTGEKPYCCQTCGKSFAGSGDLQRHMRSHTGERPYVCDVCGKGFTRTAVLRRHRASHCKPAVAADAPAQTPGPDAPAARPGADRTAQTAGADGTTQTPGPEALPLQDTDGPACSSWTGSQLRPLLQPSSAVPPASACHPTAAGPALVSSPTLSTPHPSLSELHSAVPHHLLATPPPAKSLSISPKVSPSPVKTSPPFTSCGEEDKTQTLSDSAVSLRAPGLITETHCCPPLASRSNSTGTSQAHSVPYRSSEGFCSSGALWGLAMKTLQSDSDMDQ; this comes from the exons ATGTACACGTCTCACTTGGAGCTGAACCAGGACAACGCACACACGCTGCTGCACATCGCACAGTGTCTGCAG GTGTCCAACATCCTGAACATGTGTACTGCGTATCTGAAGCCCTGCCCTCTCCCTGGAGAAGCTCCGCCTTCTCTGACCACACTGCTGTCTCATGAGCAGGACTGTGTCCTGGGAAGCTCTTTCCCCCCTGAGCCAGACCTGACCTGTGCCCCTGCTGACCTACACAAACACCTGCTCCTCCCACAAGACACAGATCCTGCCCCCTGCAAGCGGCCCCAGCCAGCCCCACCATCTATCACCGTGGAGACAGCCAATAACATGTCATCACTGTCAGAGAGGCAACCTCTGCATGGTTATAAACTCAGGAATTTTTACAATAAACAATATTTCAAAGAGACTGCTGCTCAGAATGGGACTTCTGATCTGAGCCATGCACACTGCCCCCCTGTGGTGGAGGAACACTATAACACGGGAAGCAACAGTCAAACGCTACAAAATGCACCTGCAAATGCAGCCAATGAGACCTTCCAGAACGCACCCACATCCACAGCCAACCTTGGCCAGTCAGGACCCACTGGGtcgtctcattcaggaagctcGGCGTTGTCTCATCCTGTCGAGTCCGTGATGTCGCAGACTCTGGTGTGTGGTGCCGGCATCCCTGGGTCCTTCTCCACTCCGATGGCCACGTGTCCCGAGCCACTGAACGCGGTGGGATCCCCTGCCCCTAGCGCACAGTCGCCACCTGCAGGCGGGGGTGGGAGGAGCCCCACAGCCCCACGGCCCTTGCGCCCTAAAAAAACCGTGTACCTAAAAAAGTTCAACTACCTTCGTTCCCAGCCTGTTCTAGAAGAAGAGACGGGGCAAAGCACAGTGACTGAAAGCTGCAGTGCAGAAAGAGGCCAGCAGGTGGAGCCCCAGAGCCAGCCTGCCCAGCTCTGTGCAGACGCACCCCACAAGCACAGCCTCTCAGAGCCAGAGGAAGCAGCAGAGCTCACTGCATGTCCCTCCACCACGCCCCAGCCAGACGCATCCTCAGAGGGGgcaggagtggggccaggggccgcaaacagtaataaatactGTTGTGAAGTATGTGGAAAAACCTTTAAACACCCCAGCAACCTGGAGCTTCACAAACGCTCACACACTG GTGAGAAGCCTTtccagtgtaatgtgtgtgggaAGAACTTCTCTCAG gcaggaAATCTGCAGACGCACCTACGCAGACATTCCGGCGAGAAACCGTACATATGTGAACTCTGTGGGAAGAG ttTCGCTGCGTCGGGGGATGTTCAGCGTCACGTCATCATCCACTCAGGAGCTCGACCTCACTTGTGTGACATATGTGGACGAG GCTTTAGTAATTTCAGCAATCTGAAGGAGCACAAGAAGACGCACACCTCAGAGAGAGAGTTCACCTGTGAGCAGTGCGGCAAGTCATTCAACATGCAGAGGAAACTGCTCAAACATACACTGACACACACGGGAGAGAAGCCATACTGCTGCCAGACGTGTG GTAAGTCTTTTGCTGGATCGGGTGACCTACAGCGACACATGCGTTCACACACGGGCGAGCGTCCGTACGTGTGTGACGTATGTGGAAAAGGTTTCACGCGCACGGCAGTTCTGCGCCGTCATCGGGCCTCCCACTGCAAGCCTGCAGTCGCTGCAGACGCGCCTGCGCAGACGCCTGGACCAGACGCACCTGCTGCGAGGCCTGGAGCAGACAGAACCGCACAGACGGCCGGAGCAGACGGGACCACGCAGACGCCCGGACCTGAGGCACTCCCTCTACAGGACACAGACGGGCCCGCGTGCTCTAGCTGGACCGGGTctcagctccgcccccttctgCAGCCCAGTTCAGCAGTGCCTCCTGCAAGTGCCTGCCATCCCACTGCAGCTGGCCCCGCCCTCGTgtcctcccccacactctccaccccacacccctctctctcagaACTGCACTCCGCCGTGCCGCACCATCTGCTTGCCACACCCCCTCCTGCTAAATCCCTGTCTATATCTCCCAAGGTGTCTCCCTCTCCTGTAAAGACCTCCCCCCCCTTTACCTCCTGTGGTGAGGAGGACAAAACTCAAACCCTTTCTGACTCTGCTGTCTCACTGCGGGCACCTGGGTTGATTACAGAGACCCACTGCTGCCCCCCACTGGCCAGCAGGAGTAACAGCACCGGCACCTCTCAGGCACACAGTGTCCCCTACAGGAGCTCGGAGGGGTTCTGCTCCAGTGGTGCACTGTGGGGGCTGGCTATGAAGACATTGCAGAGTGACAGTGACATGgaccagtga
- the zbtb49 gene encoding zinc finger and BTB domain-containing protein 49 isoform X1, translating to MQLTGSVSPVWGLTSWCVCVCVCVCVCVCVCVCACARARMCVCACVSVLGLCVHVSVWVGVCVESVCVCVCVRVCVCLCWVFMCMCLCGWVCVCVCVCVCGRQGAVMDGLYSHSAYLLQELQEQRIQGLLCDCMLVVKGVCFKAHKNVLAAFSPYFRSLFQNSLKNDVFHLAIQDVGGIGQILDYMYTSHLELNQDNAHTLLHIAQCLQVSNILNMCTAYLKPCPLPGEAPPSLTTLLSHEQDCVLGSSFPPEPDLTCAPADLHKHLLLPQDTDPAPCKRPQPAPPSITVETANNMSSLSERQPLHGYKLRNFYNKQYFKETAAQNGTSDLSHAHCPPVVEEHYNTGSNSQTLQNAPANAANETFQNAPTSTANLGQSGPTGSSHSGSSALSHPVESVMSQTLVCGAGIPGSFSTPMATCPEPLNAVGSPAPSAQSPPAGGGGRSPTAPRPLRPKKTVYLKKFNYLRSQPVLEEETGQSTVTESCSAERGQQVEPQSQPAQLCADAPHKHSLSEPEEAAELTACPSTTPQPDASSEGAGVGPGAANSNKYCCEVCGKTFKHPSNLELHKRSHTGEKPFQCNVCGKNFSQAGNLQTHLRRHSGEKPYICELCGKSFAASGDVQRHVIIHSGARPHLCDICGRGFSNFSNLKEHKKTHTSEREFTCEQCGKSFNMQRKLLKHTLTHTGEKPYCCQTCGKSFAGSGDLQRHMRSHTGERPYVCDVCGKGFTRTAVLRRHRASHCKPAVAADAPAQTPGPDAPAARPGADRTAQTAGADGTTQTPGPEALPLQDTDGPACSSWTGSQLRPLLQPSSAVPPASACHPTAAGPALVSSPTLSTPHPSLSELHSAVPHHLLATPPPAKSLSISPKVSPSPVKTSPPFTSCGEEDKTQTLSDSAVSLRAPGLITETHCCPPLASRSNSTGTSQAHSVPYRSSEGFCSSGALWGLAMKTLQSDSDMDQ from the exons ATGCAGCTCACTGGGAGTGTGAGCCCAGTGTGGGGTTTAACctcgtggtgtgtgtgtgtgtgtgtgtgtgtgtgtgtgtgtgtgtgtgtgtgtgtgtgcgcgtgtgcgcgcgcgcgcatgtgtgtgtgtgcgtgtgtgtctgtgttgggtctgtgtgtgcatgtgtctgtgtgggtgggtgtctgtgttgagtctgtgtgtgtgtgtgtgtgtgtgcgtgtttgtgtgtgtctgtgttgggtctttatgtgcatgtgtctgtgtgggtgggtgtgtgtgtgtgtgtgtgtgtgtgtgtgtggcaggcagGGTGCGGTGATGGACGGACTGTACAGCCACAGCGCGTATCTCCTCCAGGAGCTGCAGGAGCAGCGTATCCAGGGCCTGCTGTGTGACTGCATGCTGGTGGTGAAGGGCGTCTGCTTCAAAGCCCACAAGAACGTGCTGGCTGCGTTCAGCCCTTACTTCAG GTCTCTGTTCCAGAATTCTTTAAAGAATGATGTGTTTCATCTGGCCATTCAGGATGTGGGCGGCATTGGGCAAATTCTGGATTACATGTACACGTCTCACTTGGAGCTGAACCAGGACAACGCACACACGCTGCTGCACATCGCACAGTGTCTGCAG GTGTCCAACATCCTGAACATGTGTACTGCGTATCTGAAGCCCTGCCCTCTCCCTGGAGAAGCTCCGCCTTCTCTGACCACACTGCTGTCTCATGAGCAGGACTGTGTCCTGGGAAGCTCTTTCCCCCCTGAGCCAGACCTGACCTGTGCCCCTGCTGACCTACACAAACACCTGCTCCTCCCACAAGACACAGATCCTGCCCCCTGCAAGCGGCCCCAGCCAGCCCCACCATCTATCACCGTGGAGACAGCCAATAACATGTCATCACTGTCAGAGAGGCAACCTCTGCATGGTTATAAACTCAGGAATTTTTACAATAAACAATATTTCAAAGAGACTGCTGCTCAGAATGGGACTTCTGATCTGAGCCATGCACACTGCCCCCCTGTGGTGGAGGAACACTATAACACGGGAAGCAACAGTCAAACGCTACAAAATGCACCTGCAAATGCAGCCAATGAGACCTTCCAGAACGCACCCACATCCACAGCCAACCTTGGCCAGTCAGGACCCACTGGGtcgtctcattcaggaagctcGGCGTTGTCTCATCCTGTCGAGTCCGTGATGTCGCAGACTCTGGTGTGTGGTGCCGGCATCCCTGGGTCCTTCTCCACTCCGATGGCCACGTGTCCCGAGCCACTGAACGCGGTGGGATCCCCTGCCCCTAGCGCACAGTCGCCACCTGCAGGCGGGGGTGGGAGGAGCCCCACAGCCCCACGGCCCTTGCGCCCTAAAAAAACCGTGTACCTAAAAAAGTTCAACTACCTTCGTTCCCAGCCTGTTCTAGAAGAAGAGACGGGGCAAAGCACAGTGACTGAAAGCTGCAGTGCAGAAAGAGGCCAGCAGGTGGAGCCCCAGAGCCAGCCTGCCCAGCTCTGTGCAGACGCACCCCACAAGCACAGCCTCTCAGAGCCAGAGGAAGCAGCAGAGCTCACTGCATGTCCCTCCACCACGCCCCAGCCAGACGCATCCTCAGAGGGGgcaggagtggggccaggggccgcaaacagtaataaatactGTTGTGAAGTATGTGGAAAAACCTTTAAACACCCCAGCAACCTGGAGCTTCACAAACGCTCACACACTG GTGAGAAGCCTTtccagtgtaatgtgtgtgggaAGAACTTCTCTCAG gcaggaAATCTGCAGACGCACCTACGCAGACATTCCGGCGAGAAACCGTACATATGTGAACTCTGTGGGAAGAG ttTCGCTGCGTCGGGGGATGTTCAGCGTCACGTCATCATCCACTCAGGAGCTCGACCTCACTTGTGTGACATATGTGGACGAG GCTTTAGTAATTTCAGCAATCTGAAGGAGCACAAGAAGACGCACACCTCAGAGAGAGAGTTCACCTGTGAGCAGTGCGGCAAGTCATTCAACATGCAGAGGAAACTGCTCAAACATACACTGACACACACGGGAGAGAAGCCATACTGCTGCCAGACGTGTG GTAAGTCTTTTGCTGGATCGGGTGACCTACAGCGACACATGCGTTCACACACGGGCGAGCGTCCGTACGTGTGTGACGTATGTGGAAAAGGTTTCACGCGCACGGCAGTTCTGCGCCGTCATCGGGCCTCCCACTGCAAGCCTGCAGTCGCTGCAGACGCGCCTGCGCAGACGCCTGGACCAGACGCACCTGCTGCGAGGCCTGGAGCAGACAGAACCGCACAGACGGCCGGAGCAGACGGGACCACGCAGACGCCCGGACCTGAGGCACTCCCTCTACAGGACACAGACGGGCCCGCGTGCTCTAGCTGGACCGGGTctcagctccgcccccttctgCAGCCCAGTTCAGCAGTGCCTCCTGCAAGTGCCTGCCATCCCACTGCAGCTGGCCCCGCCCTCGTgtcctcccccacactctccaccccacacccctctctctcagaACTGCACTCCGCCGTGCCGCACCATCTGCTTGCCACACCCCCTCCTGCTAAATCCCTGTCTATATCTCCCAAGGTGTCTCCCTCTCCTGTAAAGACCTCCCCCCCCTTTACCTCCTGTGGTGAGGAGGACAAAACTCAAACCCTTTCTGACTCTGCTGTCTCACTGCGGGCACCTGGGTTGATTACAGAGACCCACTGCTGCCCCCCACTGGCCAGCAGGAGTAACAGCACCGGCACCTCTCAGGCACACAGTGTCCCCTACAGGAGCTCGGAGGGGTTCTGCTCCAGTGGTGCACTGTGGGGGCTGGCTATGAAGACATTGCAGAGTGACAGTGACATGgaccagtga
- the zbtb49 gene encoding zinc finger and BTB domain-containing protein 49 isoform X2 yields MRGYYMQGAVMDGLYSHSAYLLQELQEQRIQGLLCDCMLVVKGVCFKAHKNVLAAFSPYFRSLFQNSLKNDVFHLAIQDVGGIGQILDYMYTSHLELNQDNAHTLLHIAQCLQVSNILNMCTAYLKPCPLPGEAPPSLTTLLSHEQDCVLGSSFPPEPDLTCAPADLHKHLLLPQDTDPAPCKRPQPAPPSITVETANNMSSLSERQPLHGYKLRNFYNKQYFKETAAQNGTSDLSHAHCPPVVEEHYNTGSNSQTLQNAPANAANETFQNAPTSTANLGQSGPTGSSHSGSSALSHPVESVMSQTLVCGAGIPGSFSTPMATCPEPLNAVGSPAPSAQSPPAGGGGRSPTAPRPLRPKKTVYLKKFNYLRSQPVLEEETGQSTVTESCSAERGQQVEPQSQPAQLCADAPHKHSLSEPEEAAELTACPSTTPQPDASSEGAGVGPGAANSNKYCCEVCGKTFKHPSNLELHKRSHTGEKPFQCNVCGKNFSQAGNLQTHLRRHSGEKPYICELCGKSFAASGDVQRHVIIHSGARPHLCDICGRGFSNFSNLKEHKKTHTSEREFTCEQCGKSFNMQRKLLKHTLTHTGEKPYCCQTCGKSFAGSGDLQRHMRSHTGERPYVCDVCGKGFTRTAVLRRHRASHCKPAVAADAPAQTPGPDAPAARPGADRTAQTAGADGTTQTPGPEALPLQDTDGPACSSWTGSQLRPLLQPSSAVPPASACHPTAAGPALVSSPTLSTPHPSLSELHSAVPHHLLATPPPAKSLSISPKVSPSPVKTSPPFTSCGEEDKTQTLSDSAVSLRAPGLITETHCCPPLASRSNSTGTSQAHSVPYRSSEGFCSSGALWGLAMKTLQSDSDMDQ; encoded by the exons ATGCGCGGATactacat gcagGGTGCGGTGATGGACGGACTGTACAGCCACAGCGCGTATCTCCTCCAGGAGCTGCAGGAGCAGCGTATCCAGGGCCTGCTGTGTGACTGCATGCTGGTGGTGAAGGGCGTCTGCTTCAAAGCCCACAAGAACGTGCTGGCTGCGTTCAGCCCTTACTTCAG GTCTCTGTTCCAGAATTCTTTAAAGAATGATGTGTTTCATCTGGCCATTCAGGATGTGGGCGGCATTGGGCAAATTCTGGATTACATGTACACGTCTCACTTGGAGCTGAACCAGGACAACGCACACACGCTGCTGCACATCGCACAGTGTCTGCAG GTGTCCAACATCCTGAACATGTGTACTGCGTATCTGAAGCCCTGCCCTCTCCCTGGAGAAGCTCCGCCTTCTCTGACCACACTGCTGTCTCATGAGCAGGACTGTGTCCTGGGAAGCTCTTTCCCCCCTGAGCCAGACCTGACCTGTGCCCCTGCTGACCTACACAAACACCTGCTCCTCCCACAAGACACAGATCCTGCCCCCTGCAAGCGGCCCCAGCCAGCCCCACCATCTATCACCGTGGAGACAGCCAATAACATGTCATCACTGTCAGAGAGGCAACCTCTGCATGGTTATAAACTCAGGAATTTTTACAATAAACAATATTTCAAAGAGACTGCTGCTCAGAATGGGACTTCTGATCTGAGCCATGCACACTGCCCCCCTGTGGTGGAGGAACACTATAACACGGGAAGCAACAGTCAAACGCTACAAAATGCACCTGCAAATGCAGCCAATGAGACCTTCCAGAACGCACCCACATCCACAGCCAACCTTGGCCAGTCAGGACCCACTGGGtcgtctcattcaggaagctcGGCGTTGTCTCATCCTGTCGAGTCCGTGATGTCGCAGACTCTGGTGTGTGGTGCCGGCATCCCTGGGTCCTTCTCCACTCCGATGGCCACGTGTCCCGAGCCACTGAACGCGGTGGGATCCCCTGCCCCTAGCGCACAGTCGCCACCTGCAGGCGGGGGTGGGAGGAGCCCCACAGCCCCACGGCCCTTGCGCCCTAAAAAAACCGTGTACCTAAAAAAGTTCAACTACCTTCGTTCCCAGCCTGTTCTAGAAGAAGAGACGGGGCAAAGCACAGTGACTGAAAGCTGCAGTGCAGAAAGAGGCCAGCAGGTGGAGCCCCAGAGCCAGCCTGCCCAGCTCTGTGCAGACGCACCCCACAAGCACAGCCTCTCAGAGCCAGAGGAAGCAGCAGAGCTCACTGCATGTCCCTCCACCACGCCCCAGCCAGACGCATCCTCAGAGGGGgcaggagtggggccaggggccgcaaacagtaataaatactGTTGTGAAGTATGTGGAAAAACCTTTAAACACCCCAGCAACCTGGAGCTTCACAAACGCTCACACACTG GTGAGAAGCCTTtccagtgtaatgtgtgtgggaAGAACTTCTCTCAG gcaggaAATCTGCAGACGCACCTACGCAGACATTCCGGCGAGAAACCGTACATATGTGAACTCTGTGGGAAGAG ttTCGCTGCGTCGGGGGATGTTCAGCGTCACGTCATCATCCACTCAGGAGCTCGACCTCACTTGTGTGACATATGTGGACGAG GCTTTAGTAATTTCAGCAATCTGAAGGAGCACAAGAAGACGCACACCTCAGAGAGAGAGTTCACCTGTGAGCAGTGCGGCAAGTCATTCAACATGCAGAGGAAACTGCTCAAACATACACTGACACACACGGGAGAGAAGCCATACTGCTGCCAGACGTGTG GTAAGTCTTTTGCTGGATCGGGTGACCTACAGCGACACATGCGTTCACACACGGGCGAGCGTCCGTACGTGTGTGACGTATGTGGAAAAGGTTTCACGCGCACGGCAGTTCTGCGCCGTCATCGGGCCTCCCACTGCAAGCCTGCAGTCGCTGCAGACGCGCCTGCGCAGACGCCTGGACCAGACGCACCTGCTGCGAGGCCTGGAGCAGACAGAACCGCACAGACGGCCGGAGCAGACGGGACCACGCAGACGCCCGGACCTGAGGCACTCCCTCTACAGGACACAGACGGGCCCGCGTGCTCTAGCTGGACCGGGTctcagctccgcccccttctgCAGCCCAGTTCAGCAGTGCCTCCTGCAAGTGCCTGCCATCCCACTGCAGCTGGCCCCGCCCTCGTgtcctcccccacactctccaccccacacccctctctctcagaACTGCACTCCGCCGTGCCGCACCATCTGCTTGCCACACCCCCTCCTGCTAAATCCCTGTCTATATCTCCCAAGGTGTCTCCCTCTCCTGTAAAGACCTCCCCCCCCTTTACCTCCTGTGGTGAGGAGGACAAAACTCAAACCCTTTCTGACTCTGCTGTCTCACTGCGGGCACCTGGGTTGATTACAGAGACCCACTGCTGCCCCCCACTGGCCAGCAGGAGTAACAGCACCGGCACCTCTCAGGCACACAGTGTCCCCTACAGGAGCTCGGAGGGGTTCTGCTCCAGTGGTGCACTGTGGGGGCTGGCTATGAAGACATTGCAGAGTGACAGTGACATGgaccagtga